The following is a genomic window from Elaeis guineensis isolate ETL-2024a chromosome 10, EG11, whole genome shotgun sequence.
aaaaaataaataaacaacatCATTGCCTACAAATGGACAATGGCATCTTCCAGAATAGCATATAGGATCTCCATGGCTGCAGAATCTTGCTTCCATGAACACATTTGTCCAGACAATCTTCCTGCTCGTGCATGATGCGATGCCTAAGAAATTGTGAAAGATGAGTTTCAGAGGCAGCACATGTCTGATTCGACGATCACGAAGAAATTTCCATGAACGCCAGAATGAGCAAATGGAAGTGCCTGATGCAGGAGCATAATGAGACAGCAGAAAATATCATGATAACGTCAAATGCATCCAAGAAGTTCCCACTTGAGTCCATTTTGCTATCCAGAACATGAGTGTAaagtctaaaataatttagagggATGTTTTAGTAACATCATTTTTGTCACTAAATGTaggttttaggaaaaaaaaacctAAAATATAATCCATCCAACAACAAGGTTTCATCAGGATTCAGGAAGGCTCTTTTGTCTTTTTAGAGGCAGAGATGTCAGGCATACCAAGTACCATTGATGTCTCTATGTGTAGAAATATCTGGAAGGAAATATCACCTGTTGGATCTGAATCAAGCAGACatatttttcatttatttttctctcttatcctTCCTATTGATGACTGTGTCACAGAAGGTGGTTAGGCTTCCTTTCTTGTATCCATCATCACAACATAAAACCCGTTGAGGGTAGTGGATTCCTATAAACTCTGGGTGCACTTTACTGCAGAGGTCATCTTTCCAACAAAACTATAGGTGTCATATAACAACATAAATTTAAGCCTAAACAAATAAAAGGAGATGCAGAAAATAATTGAATACATTTTGCCTCATTTTAATGTGTCATGGACCAAAATAAGTCGTTGCTTCTTCTGCAAAACACAGCTCCTGATGTGCGTGAAACCATTTGAATTTCATCCCAATTTATGGTTATGCTTGGTAAACATGATTTGTACTTAATGCTCACGGATACAAAGTACTGCTAGTTATTTAGCAGGCTACAAATTGACAATTAGTTTACAAAACTGAGCCCTGCTTGGTCACAAATTATTTAATTCTAAAGATCTCTTCAAAGTCTTACACAACTTTATTTTccatttatacaattttttttcatttttattaaTTATCATCTTTATAAAATTATCATGCCAAACCAAAATAATTCGAAATACACAAAATGCTGATACATATAAATTAGGGTTTTTATATATTAACAAGGATAAAAAAGCTACTTATGAGACCAATCTTTAGCATCagttttagatcattaataaacaATATCTATGTAGAGGCTCAATAATGGATGCTACTTAAATCTATGTTGTGACAGGTGATGAGTCTTAGGTGCCAGTGAACATTAAATGGACAAATCAAAGTTCCACAAATACAGTTAAGGAAAAGAAAGCCCAATTCATAATATACAACCTTgtaaatttgtttggtaattaaATATCAAATTAGGATTCATTTATttgtaataataatataaactACTACGATATATATGACAGATTGGGCTCAAAAGAAGGTGAAATGAAATTAATAAATAAGCCAAAACATGGTACTTTATGCTAAATTGAAGGTCCAAGTAACATACTATGTAATGCAGTTCTAGTGAAAATAGGAATTCAAATGAGAACCCGATTATGGATGaacaagaaaaacaaaaagggtcCACTTTCATTACTAGGATCTATTATACAAAAGTATGATGATACAAATTGAAACCTATGTAATGGAGTGAGAGCTTGATAGGTGAAGTGGATAATACGTCTTGCAATATGCAACAAACATATATCTTAGCAACTATAATGAAAAACCTATAAAATAGTAGTAAAGCCCCCAATGTTGTATGGCACAGAATGGAGGGCAATTAAGATAGTAAGTAGTAACATTATGAAAGTTGAGATTGGTGTGTGGCATAGAGTTACTCCAATCTTCATTAGATGattcaagaagaaaagaagaccTACGCTAACAGAAGAGTGGTGAAAAATGGACTTGCGATAACATCAAAAGTAGCAATAACTAGAATAATTGGTAATGAAAATTCATAAAGCCAAACCTGAATAGTTACGACAGTTGCTGATGGTTTTGTTATAACAATTATACAAAACAGATTTCTGAAGTTGATTTACTCTCATTACATTTACATTATCACACTAAAAGATCGAGATTACATGATCCTGAAAGTACCTAGCATGCTAACAAAATGGGAAGCTCTTCTGAGGCATTGAGTTTCTTAATACAAGGATTAACAATGAGTAATGTTACTGACTTTAATATAAGGAAAATAATGTGGGCAGTCAAAGAGCAACTTTAATGCGGTGTATGTAATGGGTGGTAAGGAAGAAATGCCAGAAATTGCTGAATGATCGATAAATTCCAGCTTTGGGGAACAATTTAGCTAGGGGCAAAGATTTGAAATTCCAAAGGCAGGTGGAGAATTTGTCAACATTTTTGAAAGaactcaaaaaatagaaaaatttcaaaaaaatttaagtttcaaAAACAAGCAGGAAAGGCTAAAACAACAAGCACAGGTAAcaggcagcaaaaaaaaaaaaaaaaagatacatacATTAATTTGTAATCCATAGCTGCTTCTTGCATAAGTTTTAAATAGTTCATGAATAAATTGTAAAATTTGTGATTGATTGGGCAATGATTGGTTAATCAGTTAATGCAAGAATATTCAAAGAAATGAAAAAGTCATTAAGGCAAGGAGAAATCGAGAATAACTCGAATTTTATAACTTTGGAGAACATTGTTAATTTTTTACTATGCAATATAGAGCAGTTTTACATAAAGAATACACAGTGTTGACCACTTGCAATGGCTTAGACATTTCAAATGTCAGAAAGAATAGACCTAAGCAAAAAGGATTCTTGAATCTAGTTTGTGGGGTTAAAAAAGCGGTAGGATAGAAGATCGCTTGGGTGCTTGTTACCAAAAGAGATTTTATATAGATCCTCATGTTCAAGAATATAGCATTAGGTAGGCAGATCTCAAAGTACTATCTCGAAAGATGTAATTAGGTTTGTTAATTAGAGCCAGGCTAGAATCAGGtcaatcgaatttagactcaaatcTGATCAtgtcaaaactctataatagaggtcctacatcaatgattcaagctgttggatgtgatctactatctcaaaactgctggcacgcaaaaaatcatatgatttgaaaacTCTAATCTATGCATCAAGTAATCAAAAATTAGACtacctaaataaaattgaattagatgtattttgatcattgatgcaTGACTAGgatttcaaatcatataatttttagtgtacaagtaattttaaaatagtagatcacatccaacaGCTTGGATCATCGATGTAGGACTCTCATTGTCCAGTTTTGACCTGACGgatctgagcccaaattcggttgaCCTTATCCAAATCTACCCCTTGTTAATTACATTATCTTCTATAACTAGATATGCCACCGCACAGTAAATAAACAAGTCAATGGGAAAGTCTACAGCAGTCAGGCAACAGATAATTATCTGactatcaaaagaaaaaataatcagtaAAAATAATAGTCAAGGACCCAAAAGTGTTATTGCACGCATATGCTCTTGACTGCATAACTAGAGAGTGTACTCACTTAATCCTCAAGTATCTCGCACGTAACTGATGCAGCGGGGCACTTCCTTCCCTAACCATTTTgaacatgtcagaaaaatactagAGATACAGGGTCATAAAATACAATCTCCATAGAGCTCATTACCATTAAAAAAGTAACAGTATCTCACTGGTCAGCTGCAGCAACTAATGAAAACCAAAACTGTTGTATTTTCCTTTCACGTTTACAACCTACAGCATCGAGCTGTGCTTGAGCTGATGTTcccctctccctcctcctccgGCTGACTCCATGTAATCTTCTAGCTTTGGCCAACAATGGAGAAATGGGAATTCCATTCTTGTCATTTTGAACTTTGGATTTATGTGGGTGCTCCCTTAAGTTGGTTCTGGAATTAGGCACTTCACTGTCAAGGCCACTGACTTGATCTGCTTTAACAACAGGACTTTGCTGGCTTGAACAAAGAGCTTTCGTTCTTTTTGCAGCTTCAAACAGACAATCTAAAGGCTCCCATAGTTCAGTCTTATCCACATATTCTTTATCATTCTGTTTATCTTTATTAGATGCAAGAACGGATGGTACAGCATCAGAATCATTCTGTACCAAAAATGGGTCAGTGTACAGAATCATAGCAAAGAGCGAAATAGCTACTAATTAAAACCAAGGCATCCAGAAGGCCTAGTATGCAAATAAAGAGTATCTACAGATTTACAAATTGCTTGTTGCAACAAACTCATGATTTGTTTTTGTTTACCTGCCTTCTGTTTTTAATTGTCTTGAGTGTCTCAAATGAATTTGAATTCTTGGCTTGGACTCCACCATCATCCTCCTTTCTAACGGATTCATTAATAGTGGGACTGAGACCACTTAAGGCAGCAGCCCTTCTAGAAGCTTTAGTTCTCCTTCCTGTTAAGCCAGTCTGACTTGCTACTCGAGGAGTGTTCACTACCAATGAAGAAAGTGATCTCTCCTTTATTCTGACAGGCAATAGAACAGAAGGCACTTCAAGATTATTAACTTTTCCTTCCTAAATGGAAATATTTTTGCCCTTATATCCTGTAGATTGTGATCAGGCCTGCATATGATCAAGTAGTAAATCCTGAGCTTAAACTTATATATCAGCACAAATTTAGACAACATAGATGAAGTTCTGTAAATTGCACCACACAGCAGTGCTGAACAAAATACTGTCACCACAAATTTTGAATGCATAGCCTAGTGATGCTTGAATACATCATACATGTTAAGTGGTTAATGATAACAACAAGGGTTCATTCCATCCCACATTTctctgaggaaaaaaaaaaagattttttcctTTTAAGAAAACAAACATGAGAATAGAATGATCAAATGGCTTCACTGTTTACCAGTGCAATAAACAAGCCGAAAAAGGACACTTGCCTATTTTGGACATAAGAATAAAACCAGAGAAAGGTTCTCTAAGAAGCAACATACTATTTACAAAGGAGAAACTATGCAGAACTTAAATTAGTAATTTTTAGGTCTGGAAAAAAAACCATAGCACCTAATCAGTACATATTTGATTCCTACAGGTCAACATTTCCAAGCCATGGCAACTGAACAAGATTATTTTGTGTTATTCTATACCTAGAAAACCAAAAaacagaaaaattaaaaaaatgaatttTTACAAAGCAGATTTGGATCCAAGTGGTTTGTAGTACCAAAGTCCCTTTTTCAATCATAATGTCATGCACCATATTGAACTCATCTGAAACATGTTCCACAAACTATTATTATCAACCATGGGTCTTCACCAGCAACAAACGATGCTGATTAAAAGTTTATCCAAAAGATGTTTGGAACTACCatgcaaaatttataaatatagtaCTAAAAGTTGGAacaattttgtttcaaataaggCAACTAGGAATTGccctaattcaaataaaatttgtcTGCTTTTATTTTAGCAACCTAGtcactaaaagccatgaaaatgacCTAGATTTTTTTCACCAGCATTCTCCCTCCCTGACATAATTAAAATTTCTACATTCTCATAATTAAAATTCATGATTGTTGACTATTAGTAGACTGACAGGATTATACCCTCCCTTCGACCAAAAGAAAGAAGATAGATATCAGCACCATAACAATTGTAAGTTTTACAGCAATacctattatttaataaaatataaaacttatatcGGTACTTTGTCCAGATTGTCCAAATGTAGAAATTTCTTTTTTTCGTTTTTTTCAGATAGGGGAGAGAAGTCTAAAAGGAGGATGTACCTGGTCCTGTCCAAGATAACAGACCACAAACTCAGGATTTTTACTTTGGAATCCCTGGTGGGCCAATACTCAATACTCAAACCCCAGACCCCTTGCTTCCAAGCAAGGGGACCTGACCACTGAGCTAATCCAAAGCTATGCAACCTTGCATTGGTTGCATCATTGGACCATCTAAGATTTCTTACATGTTGAGATATTCCAAGCACAATTGTAAAAACTAGAAGGAAAATAATGACAATAATAGCAACTGCCCAAATGATGATGCTTACATTTTTTAGCTTATATGTCTCATTTAAAATACaaagatattattattttcatgTACCCATCATTTGACTTTCCCCTTAGATATGAGTGTGATGGTGTCTTCTATCAGTCAATTGattttccattttctctctatTTATATTACCTAACCATCAGAAAAATTAACAAGCAAATTCAAGTTTCAATGCATTAAATTTACCCAGTAACCTATATAGCACATAGTCAAACTCTCGCCCAACCTGCAGAAATAACACCAAAcattaaataaatagataaataaataatccTAACATAAAAAAGGGCTGCCTAGTGCATGAGGCTCCCACCTTGCAGGATCTAGGGAGGTTCAAATGTAAGCAGCCTTACTCCCACATAAGGAAAGGCTGTTTCCATGTTTCGAATCTATGACCTTCAGGCTATAATGAAACAAACTTACCATTGTGCCAAGGCTCATTCTCAATCCAAACATAAATTCCCTAAGGCTTATTCATTCACTCACATTCCAGCTTTCGCACATATAAATAATCTTAGTTTACAAAAAGTGATATAAAGCATGCTCAAACTGTACTGAAGACTATACATCTTGCCCATAACTCAAATATTTGTATTATCCCTCCATAATAGAGTTCTTTGTCACAATTTAAATGTATCTCATTAGATTATTAGACTGATAGTTATGGATCCTCTACCAAAACTGATAGGAAAGGCAAATCTCGACTATATGTAGACCTTTTGTTGCTCGTCTCTAAccctcaaaactttgctaaatcataattttttcgtATCTTTTCAAAAGTTTGATTATAAAATaggtaaaataatatttttcccTCGATAGGCTTAGCAAATTAGGATTGACACTCATGCACCTCTATTCAATGTTCAACCTATGCAAATAAGCTCTTTCAGCCACAAAATGCACCAGGGAAAAACTCCAGCCATCCACATTAATATGATACATTGTAGGGTGACAGTAAAGCACTCAAAGTATTGATTATGAATGCCATAAATGACAATATGGCATATATAGTTTAGTATATGTACATATTAAAAACTCAAAGTCAAGTTTACAAAAAAAGAATGAGAGCActtgtaattaaaaaaaaaagctatgGTTTTAAAAAAATGCTATGCTCTTGTATTCCACTCAAGCAAAAAATTAGCGATCTTGTTTTCTAGAAAAGGAAAGCAAACTAGTCAAAAGCCGTTTTTCTTGCTTATGCAATTTATAAATTACAGttctcaaaaaatatatctaagatAATAAATATATTGCTTgagaaatcataaaatattacaAAGTGAAATAGTTGCAACATATGACTTTATGAATCTGAGGACTTTCATTCCTGCAGCATCTAATCTACTACTGGAAAATATTTGATGAAGGAGAAAAGCCAGTAATCATTATTAATGGTCATTCTAACATTTCATAGATAGAATCTTCTACTTAGGTTAACACACCCACTTCGAAATCTTCTTGGACTCTTGAACACATACTGACTTCCTAAGCTCTTCCTTCATAAAAGTTGTTATTCTAAAATATCTGCTTCCAAGAACCCCCACCCGGACTCTCTTCCTACAATAACCCACCTCAGATAACTTGTGCCTGGTCCACTTGACCCGGCCCAGTGACAAATCATGCCACAAAAGGGTTGTACTATTTTTaaagcacaaaaaaaaaggggaagcaaaaaaagaaaggaaggaaacagTCTTCTTCTCCAAAATAAAAGATTTTGAAGATGGATTCTAGGGCTTCTCCCTATAAGAATAGACCTCCTCTCCTCCACGATCATCCACTGCCGAGATCCCTCTCTCTGTAgccgtctttctctctctatttttcctCTTATTTCCAAACGACCCTCATCATGTTCGTTGAAAATCGTTGCCAAAAATCCACTGAAGACAACGTATATCTCTGAATCATCTTCCTCCCAATCTCTTTTAGTTCCTAAAGTTTGGATTTAGCCAAGTATTGCCAaagttttttctttaaaaaaaatcagattttaaatcccctatttttttcttctatgtTTCCCTTGATTCCGATGAAATTCATCACCATTGATCGTTGGACCGTGGACCCTCAGCTGCATTGCCATGGACCGCATCCTTGCCCACCATCTCCCGATGAGACTCCTCTGGTTTCGGAAAGAAGTGGATTCAACAGAATCCCCTGTTCGcccaaacaaaggaagaaaagaagaagagagagaaaagtaaagaaaaggaaaagaaaaaaaaagattcgctcttctctttctctctccttccctctctcctctctcgtctctctttctctctctactttctctctacaactttctctctctagattgtttctcacTCTATTGGTAGATCTAGTAAAGGACTTTCTCTAAATGATTTTGATGGATCTCGATGAAAGAATCTTGACCTATAACCACTAAACAGCATGCCGACACCCATTCTGGCCAGACCGTATACtactagatttgatcatctatgattCTATTAAACCATATATACACTAGTTCAGTCTTGATTTGACGCAATCACCTTGATCGACCGATCATGATGCAGGACAATGTCACCTGATCACTTTGTTCCACTCTcttagtttttcttttttctccactATGATTTGTGAATCCAACGAAGAGTCCTGAGCCCTGTTGCTTTGAATCCGAGTTAATCCTGTTAGTCAGGTAGCATGTCTGCAACACTCGAGCCTTTGTTAAGTATCgtgagatctaatctttattgaTTTCTATTGAATCTTTGTATGGTATTATGACCTTACCACAactaaaaaatatggtcatagctcatagcTGACGAGATAAAATTGGATTTGCGAAAGAAATTTGtactttgaaaaaaaatgaatttggcatgaataatGTTTTGATAATGCTGCATAGTAAGATTTGGTTTCGAACTGATGaattctatatacttattttttataaatattatttattttattgcttgattaatctagttgaagtgttcattacttactggactatctagctcattatcaaatttcttatttttttatagagTCAGAAAATTAGATTGATATGGGGTTTCAATATGGGAGTGCGACTAGAGATGGAATGTagcatatttttatttgattagggTTTATCAAAATTGATGCAAGACTTTATCGTATTGTTGGTTTTGTGAAACATTTAGTTTTTATTTCGTTGATATAGAGTTTTGATTTGGTAATTTAATTGAAGTTTgaacattaattatttaaattttattccatGCTTATTTATGATATGATGATAAGaagccttgcatgcttgtgagaagagttttctatgagtatgcggcagttgtcATGAGCCCTGGCTTGCAATCTTAGATCAAGAGCATGATATTGTCTCCTTTACAAGC
Proteins encoded in this region:
- the LOC105053431 gene encoding LOW QUALITY PROTEIN: E3 ubiquitin protein ligase DRIP2 (The sequence of the model RefSeq protein was modified relative to this genomic sequence to represent the inferred CDS: inserted 1 base in 1 codon), which produces MAGAAAEARSSPPQPAFVKVKRDFLEVRLTCPLCHKLLREATTISECLHTFCRKCIFDKLADEELDCCPTCNIDLGCTPAEKLRPDHNLQDIRAKIFPFRKXKVNNLEVPSVLLPVRIKERSLSSLVVNTPRVASQTGLTGRRTKASRRAAALSGLSPTINESVRKEDDGGVQAKNSNSFETLKTIKNRRQNDSDAVPSVLASNKDKQNDKEYVDKTELWEPLDCLFEAAKRTKALCSSQQSPVVKADQVSGLDSEVPNSRTNLREHPHKSKVQNDKNGIPISPLLAKARRLHGVSRRRRERGTSAQAQLDAVGCKRERKIQQFWFSLVAAADQEGSAPLHQLRARYLRIKDGSLPVSFVQKYLAKKLDIANEYEVEIMCRGQAVSPIMTLQNLVDLWFQAGSSHKIQTLTGSSGKDLVMVLVYRHRAPAS